The DNA window GATACACAAAATTGGCAACATAAACtacaaatactttttttaagtgtctagttaaatgaaattaattacttAAGAATTATATGagcattttatttcattttcatttttttatctaCTTTGAGGCATATTCTATAAGGAGTTGTAATATCATGCAACcgttgctctttttttttttttcttttttccaggTACGCTTGTGGGACTTCACTTGTGGTTCTCTTCTTGATACCTGTCATGTTGGAGAGGTAGCTTCATCTCTTTTGGAGTGAGATACTTGATAGATTTAATTTGGTTTTCTCTCTCAATCACAATAACCAATTGGCTGATTGAATCTCTTGCTAGAAAATTAATCTTTAGTGATTTGATTTGGCTGATTTTCAATCCACAAGCATGTGGTGATTGTGAAATAGGGCATGAAGCGATCGATCTTTCTTTGTTCCATTTCCTTTCTTTCTCTACGTTTCTTGTGTTGAAACAGGAAACTGCATTAAAGCTTTCATGTTTAGCTTAGTTCTTAATTTTCTCTGCGATTGTGAAGACAGGACTATTACAGGCAAAAGAAGGAATAGATGACAGGTTGCTGGCTGTCACTGATCTCTGTGCCACTCCTGGTGGATCACTAATCGCGGTGGCTATTCAGAGGTAAGTCTCTCGTTATGTCAACATGTTACCTTTTCATCCTTTCAAGAGCTCTATTAATTTGTTCTTGAATCATAATACCTTTCTCCGTTGCACTGTAGCTTGGCAGGTGTCATGCTTTtgagttgcaacctttcagctAAATCTCTCCATTTTGCAAGAGTAGGTTCCTTAACCATCTCTGAATCACGAAAATCTATTTAGATTTTGTATCGTTCAAAGTATCAACAGCCAGCATCAAGTGGAAATGTTATATGATGCTATTTGacaatattgtaatttttttttaattctgaAGGAAAGGAAGCCTTGGCATAACTAGTGAAGTTGTTGTCATGTGACTTAGGCCACGGGTTCAAGCTGTGGAAACAGCCTCTTGCAGAAATGCAGGGTAAGGCTGCGTAGACCCTTGTGGTCTGGCCCTTCCCTAAACCCCGCGCATCGCGGAAGCTTTAGTGCACCGGGCtacccatttttttttgtatttgtttaacCTTTTCCCTTGGATGTAAATTCCAGGTGGTTCCAATTCCTGGGGAGACTTTTATTCCCACAAGCTTAGCAGCCGCCTCTTCATCAAATCAATTGTGGATGGTCATGGGTGCATCGAATCTATGTACTTCCCATTCAGCACCTTTGGCTCGTGTGAAGGTTCTTGATGGTTTCTGCGAGAGCAACCAGGACTCTGTTGAGCAGGAGGCTTGTGTCTTAGAAGATAAAGATTTACCAGGTAGTGAACAACTCCTTCAAACGCTGCAGGGGAGTTCGGTCATTGAGAAAGATGCATTATCTGCAGCTGCAGCAGCAGTGAAAAAAGCAATGTGTAATCTGTTAATCAAGAAGCAGTACCCTTCTGAAAATCGAGAGTTTAGAAAGAGAGGGAGGAATGACAAGAGAGTAGATAAGAAAAAATGAGATTGGTGGACAAAGTTACATGGTATCTATGCTGGTGGGATGTTATCAGAGTATTTATAGTCCAAGTTGATTTTGCTGCCAGCAGTGAGCAAGGTAGTGGCCTTCCAGCTCAAACTCGTAAACAGTTCCAATGATGAAAGAAATCGAATTTTGCCTTGCTGTGAAGTAGTTTTTTTCTGCTTTTAATCATAATTtgtgatatgatatgatattgaCTACATTGTTTACAAATTGCTCACCCTCattgtaactttttttaattatttagctTGCATTGTACTGTACTGTAGCTAATTTTGCTGCTTTTGATATTACCATAATTTAAAAACCTTCATCTCATTTGTTCAACATTGATAAACCTTTCCTGTTTGAAATTATATTcagtgttttttttgtttgtagtTAATCTGAAGGAGCATTAACAATTTTGGCAGTAGTGATTATGACCGCAATGACTAATGTTTTAATGTTGGGAATAATATTTAACGTGTGATGTGTATAAGTAAGCACTTAAACTATCATAAAGAGAATGTAGATACGTATCTCACGCAATTTGCCATGTAGAACGTTTGTGTTTAGTTCAGAggtatttttgaccatttttcacACTGTAATCTCATTATAACAAACTATAATATAGTTAAAAGAAATTTATGATTGTGAAGACATTACATCAATGTTTTAATAACTActataaaaattttgaaaaatataaatagtaatattaacTGTGTTTAAAATTAAATCCCAAGTGAAGTTGAAGGGTATATATCTGTCCTTTTCCcttgaaaggaaaatagttAAGTTGGTTAGTATGTgaagtttaaataaaaattgacaagaaaagaaatagaagGAATTCCACATCTTGTAGCGCCATTTTTGGGTCTTCATGTTGCTACTTTTTGACGATGCGATTTTTAGGCTTTTTTCTTACAATTTCAACCAAAATACAACCGAATTCCACGCATTCATGTTTTATTTATCTCCATTTGCTTTCTTCAATCGATCACCATTTTCGCAAGTTTGAAAAAATCCATTCACATTTGCTCAAGTTAGCATTCGGTCCAGTACGATTTTCGCTCTCTAATTGAATTcattttgcttcttcttttataAACAGTTACGACAAGCGGATCTACAATTTGAAGTTTTTATTAGAATTGAACTCACTGTTCTTTTGAAATTACGAGATCAGAATCTAATATTTGTTGAAAGTTTAgtgattatttttatatacagtCGAAATTGAACTCATTTTGCTTTAACAATTAGCTGAATATCAGAGGCGGATCTAGGATATGAAGTTTTTATTAGAACTGAACTCACTCTACTTTTGAAATTACGAGTTCAGAatctattattttattgaaatgctaatgatatattttatataaatggTCTGAGTCGAAAGTACTACTGGGTTTGGTTGAATTCGTTTTGGTTTAACAATTACTCGAATAACAGAGGCGGATTTAGGATTTGAAGTTTTTATTAGAATTGAACTTACTGTACTTTTGCAATTATATGAGTTCGAGATCTGATATTTGTTGAAAATTTCagtcattatttttatatatatggtcTGATGTCGAAAGTGAACTCATTTTGCTTTAAAAACTACTTGAATATCATAAGCGGATTTAGGATTTGAAGTTTTTATTAGAACTAAACTCACTCTACTTTTGAAATTACGAGTTCAAAATCTAATTGTTGTTGAAATGTTTGTGATATTTATATTGGTTTGAGTCGAAATTGAACTCGTTTTGGTTTAACAATTACTCGAATAACAGAGGCGGATCTAGgatttaaaattgaattgatgttctaaaaactgtttttttgttgtttagatgttttatatcaatatgtatttgtaatttgatcattgtaatagcTTTTTGCATGTTCCTACAACTACTATATAACATTAATCAGCCAGACTTGATGCATTTCTTTTAGTATGAAATGtctttttatttgtggtttCTAATTGTTATATTAGATCGTATTAACAAGAATTTTCCAAGATGGAGGAGACGGAGGAGAAGACTATCGAGTTGGAGGAAGGAATGGAGTGTGTTCAAAAGGGACTTAATAAGTTAAAGATAATCATAGAAGGAGAACCGGAGTCATTCACCTCAGACGAGTATGTGATGCTCTACACGTATCCTTGGCATTCCTTGAGCTTAGAGTGCATGTTTTCTTTCTTAGTTAGTCTTTTTCGATTATCACTTCTGTTTGTCGAACAAGTTTCTCCTTAATTTGACGCATAGCACTATCTATAACATGTGTACTCAGAAAGCACCTCATGATTACTCTGAGCAACTGTACGATAAGTACAAAGAAGCAGTTGAAGATTACATCATTACTATTGTAAGAACATTTCGCTATCTCAATCTCATTGTTTTGTGATGCTGTTCGAAATAGTAACCAGTCTCCATTTGCTCCATTAGGTTTTGCCTTCTCTGAATAAGAAGCATGATGAATTCTTGTTGAAGGAGCTTGAGAAAAGATGGGCATCTCATAAACTTATGGTCAAATGGCTTTTAAAGTTTTTCCGTTATCTTGACAAGTTTTTTATCAAACGAGCTGAAGTCCCTGCACTTAATGAAGTTGGTTTGAGTTGCTTCCGGGATCTGGTTAGCTTTTGGAATGATTATTCTGCTGTTGaatttttctttctatatttgTCTTCTCTGAGTTACTATTATGATAAAGTCTCTTTATATCGTTGTGTTTGTTGATAATAGGTTTATCATGATGTGAAAGGTAGAGTTACAGATGCTGTCATAGCACtggtaagtgtttcttttttcattttttttcctgcTAGACTCAATGTGTTGGAATTCTATCTGCTAGATATGAGGTTTAATGAAGTATCGTTTTGTATCAGATTGATCAGGAACGCGAGGGTGAGAAAATCGACAGAGTGTTACTGAAGAATGTGATAGATTTGTATATTGATATGGGAAAGGGAAGGATGGATTATTACGTTAATGATTTTGAAGAGGCAATGCTTCGAGATTCTGCCTGTCATTATTCTCGAAAAGCTTCAACCTGGATTGTTGAAGATTCTTGTCCAGAGTATATGCTAAAGGTACAAATGATTTTCACAACTCTTTCACCTCGAGAATTGCTCTTGTATTCCATTTTTATACTAGAATAGGTTCTAACGCCCGTTCTTTGCTGACACAGGCAGAGGAGTGCTTGCAAAAGGAGAGGGATAGAGTGTCTCATTATCTTCACTCTAGCACTGAGACAAAACTTCTTGAGGTCAGTTTTGGAGTTTCACAATTATATCTGTGTTATGTCATGCGATAGCTAGTAGCATCTTCCATCTCGCCGTGACATATAGATACACATAAAGCCTGACAAAGTTCTCATTTACATATGAAAGTGTTACGAAGATACACTGTTATGTCTTGTactataacaacaacaacaacatacccaaagTAGTCTcacaaagtggggtctagggagggtaaagtgaacgcagaccttacccctaacTCAGAGAGAGGccgtttccgatagaccctcagctcaaggaAAAACAGTCCAAAGTAGTCCCAGAAAAAGAACAGGAGTACAAGAAATAACagataacaacaaaaacaacagatTGTAACAAAATAGTAACTATAACGAAACAATATGAACAACATATAGTAACAAGATTGAAGGATAAGAAACTATAGGAGCAATAGTGCGACTAATAATATGAACGGACAACAAGACTATGCGCTGGTACTATAACTGATGCTTGATAAAATTTCTATGTTCTCTAGAACCTAAAGAAGGGAAGAATGAAGGGGTTACTTTTGTGAAGTTTTGTCAGGTTATTGATGTTGTGTACTTGATTGTATATGTGTCCCCCTTGGTAAGGGGAAGGATTTTGTTTTACAGAACCTTCTTTTTTGAATGTTCTTTATGCCCGGACAACCACGGTTatcgaaaaaataaaagaatgttCTTTACTGTTGGGAGAGGGAAGAGCGGATGTGTCTTGTGTTTCGAGAAGTTGTACCTCTTTGTCAAGTATTAACTGTTCTATTACTTATGGAACCTTTTCTTTCTTGAACCAAACGCACAAATAATGCTTTTGTTTTTACTCAGAAAGTCAGTTGATTATATTTCTTTGGttggatttatttttttcaaagctGAGACCAACATTTTTTGCTGCAGAAAATGCAAAATCAGGTATTGATTACATATACCAATCAGTTGCTTGAGAAGGAGGATTCTGGATGCCGAGCTTTGCTTAAAGATGAGAAGGTATTAAACCCCCAccccctttttcttttctttttttttgtagaacATTATGTGCTTAATTGTTTTTATGGATCTTACATTGTATTTGAAGCTGTTTTGCTTTTTCTTATTCCTCCTTTCTCCCATCACAGGTTGAGGATTTAACTCGAATGTATAGTCTATTCCACAAAATTCCTAAAGGGATAGAACTAGTAGCAGAGATTTTTAAGCAGGTAGTTTAATCATCCATACCATATGATGAGCAACCAACACTTCAAGATTttgcttttcttctttttgttccGATTTGGGACCGTGCAATTTCTGATGGTACATATTTGCAGCACATTGCTGCTGAAGGCATGGTCGTGGTGCAACAGGCTGCAGATGTAGCAAATAACAAGGTTTGATATCTA is part of the Solanum stenotomum isolate F172 chromosome 8, ASM1918654v1, whole genome shotgun sequence genome and encodes:
- the LOC125874626 gene encoding uncharacterized protein LOC125874626 isoform X2, whose translation is MHKDSIRAIRYGAEGKLFVSAGDDKLVKIWITDSWRCISSVSSEKRVTAVAISNDGRFVSFADKFGVIYAVEIEGSHENQSLPNKKAVPILAHYCSIITSLEFSPDRRYIISADRDFKIRVSVFPEKPSDGAHEIQCFCLGHSEFVSCLAFICSQDSQQWYLLSGGGDSTVRLWDFTCGSLLDTCHVGETGLLQAKEGIDDRLLAVTDLCATPGGSLIAVAIQSLAGVMLLSCNLSAKSLHFARVVPIPGETFIPTSLAAASSSNQLWMVMGASNLCTSHSAPLARVKVLDGFCESNQDSVEQEACVLEDKDLPGSEQLLQTLQGSSVIEKDALSAAAAAVKKAMCNLLIKKQYPSENREFRKRGRNDKRVDKKK